One Streptomyces sp. RPA4-2 genomic window carries:
- a CDS encoding ABC transporter permease, with protein MSRFLVRRVLGALVILLIISAITFGLFYAIPRDPAMMSCGKNCTPDMLAQIRHNLGIDHPIPVQYWDWLKGVFVGRNYPGFGNCNAPCLGYSFANREPVLGTIMDRLPTTLSLAFGAAVVFLIFGVGAGMLAAVKQGKFLDKFASSASLFGSSLQIYFVGYVAMFFLVSKLGLFAQPSYTPFTEDPAAWFSGLLLPWLTLAIIFTANYTRMTRSQLVEQLSEDYVRTARAKGLSRANVFFRFAWRGAMGPIVTVFGIDLGTLIGGAIITESTFSIQGIGRLAVDSVNKSDLPMLLGVTILSAGAIVFFNIIVDAVYALIDPRIRLA; from the coding sequence ATGTCCCGCTTCCTCGTCCGCCGAGTCCTCGGCGCACTGGTCATCCTGCTGATCATCAGCGCCATCACCTTCGGCCTCTTCTACGCCATCCCGCGTGACCCGGCGATGATGTCCTGCGGCAAGAACTGCACGCCGGACATGCTCGCGCAGATCCGGCACAACCTGGGCATCGACCACCCGATCCCGGTGCAGTACTGGGACTGGCTGAAGGGTGTCTTCGTCGGGCGGAACTACCCCGGCTTCGGGAACTGCAACGCTCCCTGCCTCGGGTACTCCTTCGCCAACCGTGAGCCCGTCCTCGGCACGATCATGGACCGCCTGCCGACGACCCTCTCGCTCGCGTTCGGCGCGGCCGTCGTCTTCCTGATCTTCGGCGTCGGCGCCGGCATGCTGGCCGCCGTCAAGCAGGGCAAGTTCCTGGACAAGTTCGCCAGCTCCGCCTCGCTGTTCGGCTCCTCGCTGCAGATCTACTTCGTCGGCTACGTCGCGATGTTCTTCCTGGTCTCGAAGCTGGGCCTGTTCGCGCAGCCGTCGTACACGCCCTTCACCGAGGACCCGGCCGCCTGGTTCTCCGGGCTGCTGCTGCCCTGGCTGACACTGGCGATCATCTTCACCGCCAACTACACCCGTATGACCCGCTCCCAGCTCGTCGAACAGCTCAGCGAGGACTACGTCCGCACCGCCCGCGCCAAGGGCCTGTCCCGTGCGAACGTCTTCTTCCGGTTCGCCTGGCGCGGTGCGATGGGCCCGATCGTCACGGTCTTCGGCATCGACCTGGGCACGCTGATCGGTGGCGCGATCATCACCGAGTCGACCTTCAGCATCCAGGGCATCGGCCGCCTCGCGGTGGACTCCGTGAACAAGAGCGACCTGCCCATGCTGCTCGGTGTCACCATCCTGTCGGCCGGCGCGATCGTGTTCTTCAACATCATCGTCGACGCCGTCTACGCCCTCATCGACCCGCGGATCCGGCTCGCCTGA
- a CDS encoding ABC transporter ATP-binding protein, whose protein sequence is MTSTDQQPFLSVRDLKVHFSTEDGVVKAVDGLSFDLAKGKTLGIVGESGSGKSVTNLTILGLHDRDRTAIDGEILLDGKELLTATERELEQLRGNKMSMIFQDALASLSPYHTIGKQIGETYRKHTGASKAEARTRAIEMLRRVGIPQPDVRVDDYPHQFSGGMRQRAMIAMALVCDPELLVADEPTTALDVTVQAQIMDLLKDLQQEFGTAIIFITHDLGVIADIADDVLVMYGGRCVERGTKKEVLRAPQHPYTWGLLGSMPTLDGPVDVPLTPIPGSPPSLLNPPTGCRFHPRCTFKEKVQGGLCSTEQPLLEITDGRGAACHLTADQRRDYFADQTATRSH, encoded by the coding sequence GTGACGAGCACCGATCAGCAGCCCTTCCTGTCCGTCAGGGATCTGAAGGTTCACTTCTCCACCGAAGACGGCGTCGTCAAGGCCGTCGACGGTCTCTCCTTCGACCTGGCCAAGGGCAAGACGCTCGGCATTGTGGGCGAGTCTGGCTCGGGCAAGTCCGTCACGAACCTGACGATCCTCGGCCTGCACGACCGCGACCGCACCGCCATCGACGGCGAGATCCTGCTCGACGGCAAGGAGCTGCTGACCGCCACCGAGCGGGAGCTGGAGCAGCTGCGCGGCAACAAGATGTCGATGATCTTCCAGGACGCGCTGGCCTCGCTGTCGCCGTACCACACCATCGGCAAGCAGATCGGCGAGACGTACCGCAAGCACACCGGTGCCTCCAAGGCGGAGGCCCGGACCCGTGCGATCGAGATGCTGCGGCGTGTCGGCATCCCGCAGCCCGACGTCCGCGTGGACGACTACCCGCACCAGTTCTCCGGCGGTATGCGCCAGCGCGCGATGATCGCGATGGCGCTGGTCTGCGACCCGGAGCTGCTGGTCGCGGACGAGCCGACGACCGCCCTGGACGTCACCGTGCAGGCCCAGATCATGGACCTGCTCAAGGACCTCCAGCAGGAGTTCGGCACCGCGATCATCTTCATCACCCACGACCTCGGTGTCATCGCGGACATCGCGGACGACGTGCTGGTGATGTACGGCGGCCGGTGCGTGGAGCGCGGGACCAAGAAGGAGGTGCTGCGGGCGCCGCAGCACCCGTACACCTGGGGTCTGCTCGGGTCGATGCCGACCCTGGACGGTCCGGTCGACGTACCGCTGACACCGATCCCGGGCTCACCGCCCTCGCTGCTGAACCCGCCGACCGGCTGCCGCTTCCACCCGCGGTGCACCTTCAAGGAGAAGGTCCAGGGCGGCCTGTGCTCCACCGAGCAGCCACTGCTGGAGATCACGGACGGGCGCGGTGCCGCCTGCCACCTCACCGCGGACCAGCGCCGCGACTACTTCGCCGACCAGACCGCGACCCGG